Part of the Pseudomonadota bacterium genome is shown below.
TCTGCAGCAGGGAAGTCTTTTTCTCCTCGCCATTGGCTGTTTCCCGGCCAAAAACCATGGATTCGCCAGTCCGCCTGGCAGCGGGCAGATTCCCCAGCAGGGATTCACCGGCTTCTTCGCTTGAACCGGCGGAATCAAGAAAAGCAGCGGTGGTTTCAACACTGTCATCCGGTAAAATTTCGGGAATTCCCATGGGAGCTTCGACGATCTCCCCTGAAGCCGCATTGACTTCAGCAGCCGGCGCCGGTTTCTCTTTCTTTGCTGTTGTTGGAGGCACGGATGCCGGACTGGTCACTGATGATGCGGACGTTTGTGGGCGCCTGGCCGGTTCAACCGGTGTCCGGGGAGGGCTTTTTTTACGCTCTGGCGGTGCTTTTGCTGCCGTTTTTTTTGCCGCCGGGCTGGCTGAAGCTGCCGGTACCGGCTTTCG
Proteins encoded:
- a CDS encoding CheR family methyltransferase is translated as FNPAAGGWRIKDKIRSLAVFKKLNLMDSYAGLGSFDIIFCRNVAIYFTAADKRKLFQKLGQVLARDGYLIIGGSESLSGVAPQFQTRNYLQGVYYQLQGAEEAMEKARKPVPAASASPAAKKTAAKAPPERKKSPPRTPVEPARRPQTSASSVTSPASVPPTTAKKEKPAPAAEVNAASGEIVEAPMGIPEILPDDSVETTAAFLDSAGSSEEAGESLLGNLPAARRTGESMVFGRETANGEEKKTSLLQKIAEQNQDGDDDQE